The Terriglobales bacterium genomic sequence GCCAGAAGATTGGTACGATCCCCAGCCCACGGGATTTCTCCTGATTTCGGCGTCTTCATCGAGCTTATCCATTCCCTGATCGGGAAAGCCTTCCATGAATCTTCCATCGGGAAAGAAGACAACGTAACGCCAGGAGATGGAGGGCCCACTGCTGCTGTAGTTGACTACGCCGACGCCGCGATAGATGCCATTGAACTTGCCCTTCCCTTTGGACAGCGGAACCGGCTTGGCGGCCTCGGCAACCTTGGGATCGCCCGCTCCGCTGGCAAAACCCAGGCTGTCGAGAAAATGGCCGAGCACTTCCTGCAGGGTATTGGCGAGTCCGGCATCGCTGACGTTGCTTAGGAAGAAGACGGTTTCGGCCTTCTTCCCATTTTGGGCAACCATGAGAAACAGGCCCCAACGCACTCCGTCGTGATCGGCAAGCACCGCGGTGCTGGCCAGCAAATCATAACCCTTGGGCGCGTGCTTGGAGACCACCTCGCTGCTCTGCAATACGCGATAGTCTTTCTGCAAATTTGCCAAACGCATGTCGTAAGCGGCCCGCAAATCGGATTTCAGATCTATGGCCGGTGGCAGCGCAATGAAGGCCTTGCCGAAGCTGCTTGTGGGGGCAACGATCAAGGTAGCATCGGGATTATCCACTCGCTCCCAGCCGGGCGGCATGTAGAAAACGAAGTCTCCTGCCTGACTGTCGGGCTCATACTGGGCTGTGAGAGTGGGCACTGCCGCCAGGGTGAGAAAAATAAGGAGACAGAAAATCGCGCTCCTGCTGATAAGCGCCCGGAAGATGAAACGTTTCATGAGGGCCTCCCGTTGCGCCGATTATATACACTACTACCGGGAGGATTTGCATGCCAACTCGACGTGAGGTTCTCATGGGTACGGTGGCCGCCGGAGCGGCTGCATTGGTTGGGCCTGCGTTTCCTGCCTTTGCCAAGGATTCACCAGCGGCAGCGCCTGTAAATTTCACGCCGGTAGATTTTGAAGTGCCCAAAGGCGCGTGCGATTGTCACGTGCACATCTTCGGAGATGCCCACCGCTTCCCCTTTTCACCCGCGCGCACCTACACACCTGGCCCAGCCCAGGTGAAAGAGTTGCGCACCGTGCATCGGGCCCTGCACACCGAGCGCGTGGTGATCGTGCAGCCCAGCGTTTACGGTACGGATAACTCCTGCGCACTCGATGCCATCAAGCAGCACGGCTCCAACGCGCGCGGCATCGCTGTGATTGATGACAAGATATCTGACCCGGAACTCGACAAGCTGCATCACGCCGGCTTTCGTGGCCTAAGGCTCATCTTCCCGCCTACCAGCCAGACCGATCCTGCGGTTGTGCGTCAGCGCCTCCAGGGAACAATTGATCGTGTGAAGGCCGGCAAGTGGCATATACAGATTTACATGCGTCTCGCTGTGATTGAAGACATCAAGGACCTGGTCACAGCCTCCCCGGTGCCGGTTGTCTTCGACCACTTCGGTGGGGCGCAAGCATCTCTCGGCGTCGAACAGCCCGGCTTTGAGACTCTGCTGAAGCTGGTGCAGGCAGGCAAGGTCTACGTCAAAATCTCCGGGTCTTATCGTAGTTCAACGCAGGCGCCGGATTATCCGGATGTCGCGCCATTCGCCAAGGCACTGATTGCTGCCAACCCGCAACGTATCCTGTGGGGTACGGATTGGCCGCACGTAGACTCTGCGCCCGCGCCGGACCGCAAGCCCACCGACATCGCTCCGTTCTTTCCTATTGATGATGGCCGACTGTTCAATCTGCTGCCCACATGGGCACCGGACCCGGCGCAGCGCAAGACGATCCTCGTGGAGAATCCGGCGAGGCTCTACGGATTTTGAAGGTCGGCGGGACATTATGCAGATGTCCCTGAAGCCCTCTTCCGGCTTGCTCGGCCCTCAATACAGTACAGCCGAATCATTTACGGCGGATTCGCAGAAAAATCTGGCCGTCGCAGTTTTTTTCTGGGAATTCGTGCACTTCCAGAGCACGTTTCTGGCACTGCTCCACGATCCAGTCCAGTGAGTGGTATACGATGCCCGGCGTTCCGCCCTCGTGGCTGGTGCCCACCCAGCAGTCACCCTGATAATCTTCTTCTGCTGATCGGGCCGGCAGATACGAGGTCAGGAAGATGCCCGCCGGGGCCGCGTCGCGCGTAAACGAATTGAGCGAGGCCTCGATCTGCCGCTTGCAGGCATGGGTCCAGATGGATGTTGCCAGAAAGAAATCGAACTGCGTGCCAAAAACCGAGGAGTCGAAGTCCGGGTTGAAATCGAAGTGTGGCTGCTTGAATGCCAGTTCCTCGGGTGTAAAAATATAGCGAAGTCCGTACTCTACCCGCTGCCGGGCTGGTTCAATGCCATAGTAGTGGCCAGCATCGAGGAAACGCACGAGCCAGTAAGCGACCCGCAGGACTCCGCAGCCAAAATCGAGTACCTTGGACTCAGGATTCAATCCTTGCCCGAGCAAAGTCATCAGGTGACTTCGGCCTCCGGACGCAAAGTTCTCGAGAGGTACACCCAGGAACCCATGCCGCGACATCATTTCTTCAGCGCGGGCTTGCACTCCGGACATAGCGCGCTCCATTCTTTAAGACTTAGACGCGTTCTGCGGAAGACTATTTTAATGGAGAACCCGGCGAGACTGTGAAAAACAGTTAGAAGAAGCTTTTAGCTTTTAGCTTTTGGCGAAAAAACAAAAACCTGCCGCAGATGAAAGCAGATTTACGCAGATCGATTTACGGGGGGTACCCCCCTTGCAAGCTTGGGTCGGGAAGTTACTCAGAAAGTTCGACGAGGACTCAAGAATGGGTTATGGGAGGGGTCTGGCTTGCGGGCTTGGGGTGGAAAGAAGAAATTTTTAGCCTTTGCTTTCAGCTTTTAGCCAAGAAAACAAAAGCTCGCTACCGCGGAGGCAGAGTTCGGCGGAGGCTTACACAGCTACTGCGAAGTCGCTATGCGTCAGCTACTGCTCTTGCAATTTTTCAAAGATCTACGAGTCTTCTATCTCAGGCGACGCTACTCGACCGGGATTGATGTTTTTTGTCTTCTGGATTGTCCTGGCTGTCTAATACAGAATAAGGATCCGCTGTGGTCGTGCCGATCATGGTTTGACGCAAATCATTCTCAGGATGGCCAGCTTGGCCAGAGAGCACGTACTCTTGCTGCGCCGCTTCTTTCATGGAGCGCAGCAGGAGGTTGGCTATATTGGCGATGGCTTTGGCGGCGCGGAGGTCTATCTTTCTGCAGCGGAATAGGTTGACGGTCTCGGCCAGCAGTTTGGCCACGTCAGAGGGAGTTTCCAGGGGAATGGCGGCGAGACCGGGAGGCATGGTGAGTGTGTCAGCCTCACGGCTGCGGGCTTCGCCGCCTTCGTTGCGGGCTTCTTTCCGCACTTCTTTCCGGGCTTCTTTCTGCACTTGGGGTGGTTTGCTCTTCTGATCGGGGTCGTGGAAGAAGCAGTAGAATTTGCCGGTTTGGACATCGGCGTGGCAGCGGGCACCGATTTTGCTGATGTGCCGGCAACGGGGTTTGCGAACTTCTGGATTCGTCATCATTGGTGTTCTCCTGTGTACCTCAAAATAATGATGACTTAGATTTAAGCGGAATGTTATGAGATGATATCAGAATGGTACCAAAATAAAATGATATCATTCCGGCACTAAAGTATTGATATTTAAAACAGTTTCAGGTTTCGAGTTTCAAGTTGCTGATCTGCCGATGAAGTCAGTGCATTCTCGACCACAGTCAATTTTGTTCCCACTGCTGGTGTATCCCGGCAAGCACCGGGGCTGAAGCCCATTTGTTTTTGAATCTCAACGAACGCGATACCCGCATGTTTACTGGGTAAAATGAGTTTTGAGGGTGGGACTAGCTGAATACAGCTCCAAGCGCGCAGCTCTCAGCTCCGACTGCTTCCATCCGGGTCTACTGCACTTGCAACTGGATTACAGCAGACTGCTGTACTACAACTGTCTGCGAGGGCACATTTGCGGTACCTGTTACGGTTACTATGAATGTCCCTGTGGGCGTGCCAGGTTGTGGTTGTGGGTTAGAAGTCATGCTGTGGCCACCACCGCATCCGACCGCCAGGCCGAGCAGCGCCAGCACCAACAGAAGGCCTGCTGCCCGCCGTCTCATCCGCAGCGTGCCGGCCAATCCCAATATGGGCAAAGCCAGAGCGTAGAGTGGGAGCGAATTGTGCTTGTCGCCCGATGGTGCCAGCGATGCAAGTATGGGCGCCGTGGTGGTGATGGTTAACGTGGTGCTCCCACCGTTCGTTCCAGGGGTTAGCGAAGGCGGCGAGAAGTTATAGTTCGACAGCGCGGGAAGATTGCTGCAGGAGAAAGACACCTGACCATTGATCGCACCACTGGTTGGCATTAAATTAATGGTGAAGTTGGCCGACTGGCCTGCCTTGATTGCAGTGCTCGCCGAGGAGAGCTGCAGCGCGAACGTGGCTGGTGTAACGTTAATGGTCGTGAACACCGGCCCAACTTGTCCGTTCACGCTCGTCGCCACCTGAAAAGTGCCATTCCCATTGAAGGTATGGCTTGATGCGACGTTGTAGCTGCCTGCAGTGCCGCCCGCGGCAATCGTGGAGGGCGATGGTGGGCACAGACCGTGTATCCCAACGAAAGAGCAGCCATCTATGAAAACAACTCCTGCCGTGTAGCTGGATGCATTGTCAAATGAGTCCGGGTCGGTGAAGCTGGCAACCACAGCGTTCAAGGGCATGCCCTGTACCACCGTGAGAGTAGACGCAGGCACCAGTGTGATTACCGCATCGGGAATGTTCAGGTAGCTGTAAGCAACCGAGTCAATATTATCGGCCACGTCGTGAAGCCGAATCGTAGGGTTAAAAACACCTTCTTCCTTATAGGTGTGCGTACTCGTCACAGTAAATTTTGGCGGGCTGCCTGCAAAAACTCCATTGTCAGTGGGCGATCCATCATTCCAGTCAATGGTGGTGGTGTAATTGCCCGTACCCAGCCCTGTCTGATCATTCAGGAACGCAGTATCGCCACTCGCAGACTTGCCTTCGACCGGATTGATCGGATTGGATGTGTACTGAATCGGCAGAAATGAATATTTCGGTGGAACCAGCATACCGATCTTATCTGCAATAGATTCTGTGAGCCACAGGTTGTGGTCCGGGCCGGTGGTGATGTCCAGCGCGCCCGAGTTGGATGTGGGAATCAGAAACTCCGTTGTGGGTGCAACTGCGGCGCTGCTGGGCGAAATCGGCGCAGGAGTTACCCGGCCGATGATATCTGCGCCTGTCTCCGTGATCCAAAGATTTCCATCTGGACCGGTGGTAATTCGCAGGGCGTTGTAGTTCAAATTCTGAATATTCTCGACCGCGAAGCTCCCGGTCGTGGGCACCGGGTTAAGCGAGAACTGCGGACTGGTTGTCGGAGAGGGAAAGGTTATCGTTGCCCACAGATTTCCATCAGGTCCTGCCGCAATTTGATGCGGAGTATTACCGATTCCCCGGTCGAACTCAGCGAGTGAACCTGCGGTCGTGATGCGTCCCACTCGGGTTGTATTGGACTCCGTAAACCACAAGTTGCCGTCGGGCCCGGCAGTAATATCTTCCAAGCCGCTGTTGGCGCTCAGGGGAGAAAACTCCGACAGCGTGCCACTGGTTGTGATTCGTCCAATTTTATTCGCCCCGAATTCCACGAACCACAAGTTGCCGTCAGGTCCGGCTGCAATGCCTCTGGGCTGGGCGCCTGTTGCCAGCGAAAACTCGGTGACCGTACCACCAGTGGTGATGCGCCCAATCTTGTCTGCGGATTTCTCGGTAAACCATAGTGCGCCGTCAGCCCCAGCCACGATCGCAAAGGGGCCGCTGCCCGTGCCAAGAGCGAACTCGGTCACGGTACCGGAAGTCGTAATGCGGCCAATCTTGTCTGTCCCCGGCTCGGTGAACCAAAGCGCGCCGTCTGGCCCGCTGGTGATATGAGAAGGGTGGCTGCCGCTGGTCAGCGCGTATTCGGTAATGCCGGCAAAAGCAGGGACTGCCATCAGCAGCACAACAAAAATAACTTTCCTGGCAGAGAAGACAGCGGACGACACAACTGCATTCATGACCCATACCCTCCGGGCGGCCCTGACGAATACACAACAGAATAGCCCTTTTCCGACCCGGAGATTTTAAGCAAATTTGGAGAGATAGTCTCAGGCGAACATTTTACGAAAACACAAAATCGGCTTAAAATAACTGGATATGGCTTCCCTGCCTGTCCCCGAATCCCTTGCCTGGGCCCATCCTGTGGTACAGGAGTGGTTCGTGCGACGCTTTGGCACGCCTACCGAGCCGCAGGAGCAGGGCTGGCCCCACATCTTGAGCGGGCGGGCGACGTTGATCTCCGCGCCTACGGGTTCTGGCAAAACGCTCTCGGCTTTTCTGGCCTGCATTGACCGTCTGGTGCGCAAGGCGCTTGCCGGACACCTCGAAGACCGCACGGAAGTTCTCTACATTTCTCCGCTTAAGGCGCTGGGCAACGACATCCAGAAAAATCTTGAAGCTCCGCTGGGCGAGATTCTGCAACTTGCCGGCGAGCGTGGTTTGCTGATGCCTGAGATTCGCACTGCGGTCCGCACCGGGGATACACTCGCTCACGAGCGGCGCCGGATGCTGAAGCATCCGCCGCACATCCTGGTGACCACGCCCGAGTCGCTCTACATCCTGCTGACGGCCGAAGGAAGCCGGGCCACCCTGCGCGACGTGGAAACCGTGATCGTGGATGAAATCCACGCCATGGCCGATGACAAGCGCGGCGCGCACCTCACGCTCTCGCTGGAACGGCTGGAGGCCATCACGCATAAGCCTCCGGTGCGCATCGGACTTTCGGCGACGCAGAAGCCTATCGAAGAAGTTGCACACTTCCTCACCGGCAGTGGACGCCCCACGCCTGCCATCGTCAACATCGGACACAAGCGCACGCTCGATGTTGCCATCGAAGTGCCTGGCATTCCTCTCGGCCCCATTGCCACCAACGAGATGTGGGATGAAATCTACGAGCGCATCGCCGAGCTGGTGCGAGCCCACCGCTCGACGCTGATCTTCGTTAACACGCGCCGCCTGGCCGAGCGGGTTGCCCACAACCTCATTGAGCGCCTGGGAGAAGATGCGGTCGCCGCGCATCACGGCAGCCTTTCGCGCAAGCTGCGCCTCAACGCCGAGCGCCGTCTCAAAGCGGGCGAAGTTCAGGCGCTGGTGGCTACTGCTTCCTTGGAATTGGGAATTGACGTGGGCACCATTGACCTCGTCTGCCACCTCAGCTCGCCTCGCTCGATAGCGGTGATGCTGCAGCGTGTCGGCCGCGCCGGTCACTGGCGGGGAGCGATTCCTAAGGGCCGCATCTTCCCGACCACGCGCGATGAATTGGTGGAAACCTCTGCCCTGGTGCACTCCATTCGCCAGGGGGAGCTCGATCGCCTCATCATCCCCGATGCGCCTCTTGATATTCTGGCGCAGCAGATTGTGGCGACTTGTGCCACGACTGCTCCAGCTAGTACGCGGAGTGATCTTACAAATGATGGCCCACCCGAAGGGGCCGGGGCTAAAGCCCAAAACTCTTTGGACCTTCTTCCCCGGCCTGAAGGCCGGGGCTCCCACCTTGGGCCGCAAGCGGCGCACGAGGATGTGCTTCGCTCACCCATGGCTGAAAGCTATAGGCTGCCAACCGGAAACACTATTTCTGAGACAGTCTCCAATCAAGATGCCTGGAGCGAAGATGAACTCTTTTCACTCGTCCGCCGCGCTTATCCTTACCGCGATCTGGCGCGCTCGGACTTTGATGCCATCGTGGAGATGCTCTCGGAGGGCATCGCCGCCCACCGTGGACGCTACGGAGCTTACCTGCATCGCGACCGCGTGCATGGCGTTCTGCGCCCGCGCCGAGGAGCGCGGCTGGCTGCGATCACCAGCGGCGGTGCAATTCCGGAGAATGCTCTCTTTACCGTGGTTGCTGAACCGGAGGGCACCGTAATCGGGACCCTCGACGAAGATTTCGCCGTGGAGAGCAACAAAGGCGATATCGTGCTGCTGGGAAATACCTCGTGGCGCATCCGCCGTATCGAATCCGCCGGCCGCGTGATCGTGGAAGATGCTCACGGCGCGCCTCCCAGCGTTCCTTTCTGGCTGGGCGAGGCCCCGGGACGAACCACTGAACTTTCTAACGAAGTAGCGAGACTGCGCCAGAGAATCAGCGACATGACGCCGAACCTTTCGCCCATCAGCCTCGCGCAAAATTTTGCCTCGGGTTACTCGCCTGAAGTCGCGGCTGGGGTTGCCTGGCTCAAAGAGAATTGCGGTCTCGAGCGCTCTGGCGCCGAGCAACTCGTCGAGTACATCGTCACTGGACGCGCCGTGCTGGGCGCTGTTCCTACGCAAGACTGCATCATCGCCGAGCGCTTCTTCGATGAGGGCGGCGGCATGCAGCTCGTGCTGCACGCTCCCTTCGGCGCACGCATCAACAAGGCCTGGGGCCTCTCGCTGCGCAAGCGCTTCTGTGTTTCGTTCAACTTTGAGTTGCAGGCCGCCGCAACCGATAACGGATTGAACATCTCTTTGGCCGAGCAGCACAGCTTTCCGCTCGCCGATGTCTTCCAGTTCCTGCACGCCGATACCGTGCAGCCTGTGCTGCAACAGGCCGCGCTGCTCTCTCCTATTTTTGGAACTCGCTGGCGCTGGGATGCCAACCGGGCCCTCGCCCTGCTGCGCTTTCAGGGCGGCAAGAAAGTTCCGCCACAAATCCAGCGCATGAGGTCTGACGACCTGCTGGCTTCGGTCTTCCCTGATGTCGCTGCCTGTCAGGAAAATGTGGATGGCCCCATTCAGCTCCCCGATCATCCCCTGGTAAAAGAGGTGATGAAAGATGTCTTCCATGAAGCCATGGATCTGTATGGTCTGCAGCGCGTGCTGCGCGGCATCGCCGATGGTTCCATCCGCTGCCTTGCGGTGGATACGCCCGTGCCCAGCGTCTTCTCGCACGAGATCTTGAACGCTAATCCTTATGCCTATCTCGACGATGCGCCTCTCGAAGAGCGACGCGCCCGCGCCGTCGAGATGCGCCGCATGCTTCCCGAATCGGTCTTGCAGGAAGTCGGCAAGCTCGACCCCGCCGCCATTGCCCAGGTGTGCCAGGAAGCCTGGCCCGACGTGCGCGATGCCGACGAACTCGCTGACGTGCTGCACACTCTCATCGCTTTGCCAGAGCCGTGTGGCACGGCCGTCCCCGGCTGTGCGAGTCCAGAATGGACCAGATATTTTGAGGCGTTGAGAACACACTCCCGTGCCACCCGCGCCACCGTTGACGGCAAAATCTTCTGGGTTGCCGCTGAGCGTGGCCAGACTTTTTCTGCTCTCTACCCCAATGCCCAGTACGAAGACGCATTGCCTTCAGTCGAAACAACTCAGCCTTCGTTCTCCGACGCTCTACTTGCCGCGCTCAACGGCTGGATGACACACATCGGCCCCACTACCGCCGGTCATCTCTCCGCGCTGCTCGGCATTCCCGCGAGTGAAATAGATAAAACGCTTCTGCGCATCGAATCCACCGGCAGCATTCTGCGTGGCCAATTCACTGGAACCGCAGGCAAGGAACTGGAGTGGTGCGAGCGCCGCCTGC encodes the following:
- a CDS encoding amidohydrolase family protein, which produces MPTRREVLMGTVAAGAAALVGPAFPAFAKDSPAAAPVNFTPVDFEVPKGACDCHVHIFGDAHRFPFSPARTYTPGPAQVKELRTVHRALHTERVVIVQPSVYGTDNSCALDAIKQHGSNARGIAVIDDKISDPELDKLHHAGFRGLRLIFPPTSQTDPAVVRQRLQGTIDRVKAGKWHIQIYMRLAVIEDIKDLVTASPVPVVFDHFGGAQASLGVEQPGFETLLKLVQAGKVYVKISGSYRSSTQAPDYPDVAPFAKALIAANPQRILWGTDWPHVDSAPAPDRKPTDIAPFFPIDDGRLFNLLPTWAPDPAQRKTILVENPARLYGF
- a CDS encoding class I SAM-dependent methyltransferase encodes the protein MSGVQARAEEMMSRHGFLGVPLENFASGGRSHLMTLLGQGLNPESKVLDFGCGVLRVAYWLVRFLDAGHYYGIEPARQRVEYGLRYIFTPEELAFKQPHFDFNPDFDSSVFGTQFDFFLATSIWTHACKRQIEASLNSFTRDAAPAGIFLTSYLPARSAEEDYQGDCWVGTSHEGGTPGIVYHSLDWIVEQCQKRALEVHEFPEKNCDGQIFLRIRRK
- a CDS encoding DEAD/DEAH box helicase, producing MASLPVPESLAWAHPVVQEWFVRRFGTPTEPQEQGWPHILSGRATLISAPTGSGKTLSAFLACIDRLVRKALAGHLEDRTEVLYISPLKALGNDIQKNLEAPLGEILQLAGERGLLMPEIRTAVRTGDTLAHERRRMLKHPPHILVTTPESLYILLTAEGSRATLRDVETVIVDEIHAMADDKRGAHLTLSLERLEAITHKPPVRIGLSATQKPIEEVAHFLTGSGRPTPAIVNIGHKRTLDVAIEVPGIPLGPIATNEMWDEIYERIAELVRAHRSTLIFVNTRRLAERVAHNLIERLGEDAVAAHHGSLSRKLRLNAERRLKAGEVQALVATASLELGIDVGTIDLVCHLSSPRSIAVMLQRVGRAGHWRGAIPKGRIFPTTRDELVETSALVHSIRQGELDRLIIPDAPLDILAQQIVATCATTAPASTRSDLTNDGPPEGAGAKAQNSLDLLPRPEGRGSHLGPQAAHEDVLRSPMAESYRLPTGNTISETVSNQDAWSEDELFSLVRRAYPYRDLARSDFDAIVEMLSEGIAAHRGRYGAYLHRDRVHGVLRPRRGARLAAITSGGAIPENALFTVVAEPEGTVIGTLDEDFAVESNKGDIVLLGNTSWRIRRIESAGRVIVEDAHGAPPSVPFWLGEAPGRTTELSNEVARLRQRISDMTPNLSPISLAQNFASGYSPEVAAGVAWLKENCGLERSGAEQLVEYIVTGRAVLGAVPTQDCIIAERFFDEGGGMQLVLHAPFGARINKAWGLSLRKRFCVSFNFELQAAATDNGLNISLAEQHSFPLADVFQFLHADTVQPVLQQAALLSPIFGTRWRWDANRALALLRFQGGKKVPPQIQRMRSDDLLASVFPDVAACQENVDGPIQLPDHPLVKEVMKDVFHEAMDLYGLQRVLRGIADGSIRCLAVDTPVPSVFSHEILNANPYAYLDDAPLEERRARAVEMRRMLPESVLQEVGKLDPAAIAQVCQEAWPDVRDADELADVLHTLIALPEPCGTAVPGCASPEWTRYFEALRTHSRATRATVDGKIFWVAAERGQTFSALYPNAQYEDALPSVETTQPSFSDALLAALNGWMTHIGPTTAGHLSALLGIPASEIDKTLLRIESTGSILRGQFTGTAGKELEWCERRLLARIHRLTLGGLRKQIEPVTAAQFMRWLLRWQHVSPGTQISGNTERGTLEVLRQLQGFEIPASAWEREVLSRRMTNYDPKILDQLSLTGAIGWGRLSPHPATLEDSSDGRRRVIPTSVAPITFFVREESDWMLLHHNLPSDGTQTETTKAS